ATGGGCGCGCGCCCTGGTGGCGCTGGACACGCTGGTGCTGGACCCGGAAATCGTCGTGGACACTGCCGGCATCCTGTTCAAGCAGCGGGGCGACCTGGCCGCGCTGGGCCCGGCCCTGGCCGCGCAGGTGCTGCAGGCCGCAGCCCAGGCGGCCTGAGCGCCCAGGCAAGCACGCATGCTGACGCCTGAGCCCAGCCACCCTGTGCCCCAGCTGGGCGACGCCCGCCGCGGCAAGCTGGCCGCCAATCTGGGCGCCTTCGGCCGCGCGCTGCGCCGCGCCGGCGTGCCGGTGGACGCCGCCCGCATGGCCCTGGCGCAGCAGGCCCTGGCCCTCACGGGCCTGGCGCGGCGGGACGACGTGGCCGCGGCGCTGGAGGCGGTGCTGGTCAGCCGCGAGCAGGACCGCGGCGTGTTCCGCGAGCTGTTCGGCGCCTTCTTTCGCGACCCGCAGCTGGCGCACAAGCTGCTGGCCCAGATGCTGCCGCGCGCCGATGGCCGGGCCGCGCCGCCGCCCGAGCGAGCGCGCGTGCGCGAGGCCCTGGCCCCGCCCCGGGCGCAGGCCGCGGCGGCGCCGCCCCAGGCCATGGACCTGGACGCCGCCATGAGCGCCAGCGCCCTGGCACGGCTGAAGGCGGCCGACTTCAACCAGCTCAGCGCCAGCGAATACCAGCTGGTCGAGCGCCTGGTGCGGGACATCGCCCTGCCGCTGCCCACCGTGGCCGCGCGCCGCATGCGCACGGGCAGCCGCGGTGCGCGCGTGCACTGGCCGCGCAGCCTGCATGCTGCCGGGCGCAGCGGCGGCGAGCTGCTGGCCCTGGTGCGGCGCCAGCGCCGGCGCGAACCGCTGCCGCTGCTGCTGCTGGTGGACGTGTCGGGCTCCATGGAGCGCTATGCGCGGCTGCTGCTGGCGTTCTTCCACGCCGCCACGCGGCAAGTCAGCGTGGGCGGGCGCCGGGCGCGGCTGCGCCGCGACGTGTTTGCCTTCGGCACCCATTTGACCGACCTGACCCCCGCTTTCGCCCAGGCCGACACCGATGCCATGCTGGCCCAGGCCGGCCGCAGCATTCGCGACTACGCTGGCGGCACGCGCCTGGGCGACAGCCTGGCCGAGCTGCGCACCCGGCATGCGCGGCGCCTGGTGGGCCGGCGCACGCTGGTGCTGGTCGTCAGCGACGGGCTGGACACGGGCGAGCCCGGGGCGCTGGTGCAGGAGCTCGCCTGGCTCAAGCGCCACGCGCGCCGTATCCTGTGGCTCAACCCGCTGCTGCGCTTTGATGGCTACGCGCCGCTGGCGCAGGGCGCGCAGGCGCTGCACCGGGCGGCCGACGGCATGCTGGCCGTGCACAACGTCACGCGGCTGGAGCAACTGGCCCGGGCCATCGCCGCGCTCGTCAGATAGACCCGGAAGACAAGGAGACCACCATGGACATGCAGGGCACACGCCAGCTCCCCGTCACGCAGCAGCAGGCCTGGGACGCGCTGAACGATCCGCAGGTGCTCAAGGCCTGCATCCCCGGCTGCGAGAGCATCGAAGCCACGGGCGAGGGTGCCTATGCGCTGGTCAACGCCATCAAGGTCGGCCCGGTGGCCGCGCGCTTCAAGGGCGCCATCGAGCTGGCCGACATGCAGCCGCCCAGCAGCTACACCCTGCGCTTCGAGGGCAACGGCGGCGCGGCGGGCTTCGGCAAGGGCAGCGCCCAGGTGTCGCTGGCGCCTGAAGGGCCTGAAGGCGAGGGCTGCGAGCTGGCCTATACCGTGCACGCCATCGTGGGCGGCAAGATCGCCCAGGTCGGGCAGCGACTGATCGACGGCTTGGCCAAGTCCATGGCCGAGAGTTTTTTCAAGCGCTTCGAGGAAGAAATGCAGCGCCGCCACGGCCCGGCCGAGGACGAGGCGCAGGCCGAGCAGCCCGGCACCTTGAAAAAGATGTGGGGCACGCTGACCGGCGGCGGCAAGGAGGGCGGGGCGCAGGACGGCGAATCCGCCGCGTCCTGAACGCCTGAAGGAAGGGAAGGAAAAGTCACGCCATGGAAAACCTCGACGTCACCGTGCTGCGCGCGCTGCGCGACTGGCGCCTGGCCGGGCGGGGCGCGCTGCTGGCCACCGTCGTGCGCACATGGGGGTCGTCGCCCCGGCCGGTGGGCTCCATCATGGCGCTGGGCGCGGACGGGGCGGTGGTGGGCTCGGTTTCGGGCGGCTGCATCGAGGACGACCTGATCGCCCGCTACACCCAACCGCTGGCCGCCGACGCGCTGCCCCGCGGCAGCCACGCGCCGCGCCTGGTCAAGTACGGCGTCAGCGCCGACGAGGCGCATCGCTTCGGCCTGCCCTGCGGCGGCACGCTGGAGCTGCTGCTGGAGTTCGACCCCGACGCTGGCGCGCTGCAGCAGCTGGTGCAGGCCCTGGACGGCGGCCGGCTGGTGCACCGGCGCGTGCGCCTGGCAAACGGCCACGTGCAGCTGCAGCCGGCCGACGCGCCGGCCGAGCTGGCCGTGGACGCCGAGCAGCTGGTCAACACCTTCGGCCCCGAGTACCGCCTGCTCATCATCGGCGCCGGCCAGATGAGCGAGTACCTGGCCACCATGGCGCTGTTTTGCGGCTTCGCCGTCACTGTCTGCGACCCGCGCGAGGAATACCGCGCAAGCTTTGCCGTGCCCGGCGCGCGGCTGCTGGCCACCATGCCCGACGACACCGTGGCCGCCATGCAGCCGGACGCGCGCACCTGCATCGTCGCCCTCACGCACGACCCCAAGCTGGACGACATGGCGCTGCTGCAGGCGCTGCAGACGCCGGCCTTCTACATCGGCGCCATCGGCAGCCGGCGCAACAACGCGGCGCGGCGCCAGCGCATGATCGACCACCTGGAGCAGACCGAGGACAGCCTGGCGCGCCTGCGCGGCCCGGTGGGCATCTACATCGGCAGCAAGACGCCGCCCGAGATCGCGGTGAGCATCATGGCCGAGGTGCTGGCCGTGAAGAACGGCGTGGCGCTGCCGCCGGGGGTGGACGTGGCGCACGTCAAGGACAGCCAGGCCCTGGCGGCGGCCGGCTCGTCGTGCATCGTGGGCTGATGGCCGCAGACCGCACGGGCGGCCCCTGGGGCGCCGTGGTCATGGCCGCGGGTGCGGGGCGGCGCATGGGCGGCGTGCCGAAGGCGCTGCTGCGCCGGGAGGGCGAGCCGCTGCTGCTGCGCCAGATCCGGCTGCTGCACGAGTGCGGCGTGGCGCACGTCGCCGTGGCCCTGGGGCACCACGCGCCGCGCCTGGCCCCTGTGCTGGCCCAGGCCCAGGCCGGGCGCTTGCCCGGCAGCGCGCGGCTGCACTGGGCCGTCAACCCCGAGCCGGACGCCGGCCCCGGCGGCTCGCTGCGCTGCGGACTGGCGCTGCTGCCGCAGCCGCTTGCCGGCGTGCTGGTCGTGCTGGGCGACCAGCCGCTGCTGCAATTGCAGG
The DNA window shown above is from Pulveribacter suum and carries:
- a CDS encoding vWA domain-containing protein, with translation MLTPEPSHPVPQLGDARRGKLAANLGAFGRALRRAGVPVDAARMALAQQALALTGLARRDDVAAALEAVLVSREQDRGVFRELFGAFFRDPQLAHKLLAQMLPRADGRAAPPPERARVREALAPPRAQAAAAPPQAMDLDAAMSASALARLKAADFNQLSASEYQLVERLVRDIALPLPTVAARRMRTGSRGARVHWPRSLHAAGRSGGELLALVRRQRRREPLPLLLLVDVSGSMERYARLLLAFFHAATRQVSVGGRRARLRRDVFAFGTHLTDLTPAFAQADTDAMLAQAGRSIRDYAGGTRLGDSLAELRTRHARRLVGRRTLVLVVSDGLDTGEPGALVQELAWLKRHARRILWLNPLLRFDGYAPLAQGAQALHRAADGMLAVHNVTRLEQLARAIAALVR
- a CDS encoding CoxG family protein, whose product is MDMQGTRQLPVTQQQAWDALNDPQVLKACIPGCESIEATGEGAYALVNAIKVGPVAARFKGAIELADMQPPSSYTLRFEGNGGAAGFGKGSAQVSLAPEGPEGEGCELAYTVHAIVGGKIAQVGQRLIDGLAKSMAESFFKRFEEEMQRRHGPAEDEAQAEQPGTLKKMWGTLTGGGKEGGAQDGESAAS
- a CDS encoding XdhC family protein → MENLDVTVLRALRDWRLAGRGALLATVVRTWGSSPRPVGSIMALGADGAVVGSVSGGCIEDDLIARYTQPLAADALPRGSHAPRLVKYGVSADEAHRFGLPCGGTLELLLEFDPDAGALQQLVQALDGGRLVHRRVRLANGHVQLQPADAPAELAVDAEQLVNTFGPEYRLLIIGAGQMSEYLATMALFCGFAVTVCDPREEYRASFAVPGARLLATMPDDTVAAMQPDARTCIVALTHDPKLDDMALLQALQTPAFYIGAIGSRRNNAARRQRMIDHLEQTEDSLARLRGPVGIYIGSKTPPEIAVSIMAEVLAVKNGVALPPGVDVAHVKDSQALAAAGSSCIVG
- a CDS encoding nucleotidyltransferase family protein, which gives rise to MAADRTGGPWGAVVMAAGAGRRMGGVPKALLRREGEPLLLRQIRLLHECGVAHVAVALGHHAPRLAPVLAQAQAGRLPGSARLHWAVNPEPDAGPGGSLRCGLALLPQPLAGVLVVLGDQPLLQLQDVRAVMQAWQARGAGIELVVPVHAGQPGHPLALGQAVRTAVMQAPAGQGVREWRRAHAGQVQLLDCGHIRCTADVDTPGDVERLQREHGVQLHW